The Metabacillus litoralis genome contains a region encoding:
- a CDS encoding D-glycero-alpha-D-manno-heptose-1,7-bisphosphate 7-phosphatase gives MNKAVFLDRDGVINEVLTKRVKFVNKPEQMYLLEGVGEGIKMLNDANFLVFVVTNQGGVGLGYMKEAMLKRVHEKMKKDINEYGGKIDDIIYCPHKPHAGCACRKPEPEMLHTLANKHQVSLKDSYMIGDRDVDIMAGKQAGAKTILIGDEEGLADKHFSSLYKAAEWIISH, from the coding sequence TTGAACAAAGCTGTATTTTTAGATCGAGATGGTGTAATCAATGAGGTGCTAACCAAACGTGTAAAGTTTGTTAATAAACCAGAGCAAATGTATTTGCTTGAGGGTGTTGGTGAAGGGATAAAAATGTTAAACGATGCAAACTTCTTAGTCTTTGTTGTAACCAATCAGGGTGGAGTTGGATTGGGGTATATGAAGGAAGCGATGTTAAAAAGGGTACATGAAAAAATGAAGAAAGATATTAATGAGTACGGTGGAAAAATTGATGATATTATTTATTGTCCTCATAAGCCTCATGCCGGCTGTGCTTGTCGCAAGCCAGAACCTGAGATGCTCCATACACTTGCGAACAAGCATCAAGTTTCTTTAAAAGATAGTTATATGATTGGTGACCGAGATGTTGATATTATGGCTGGGAAGCAAGCAGGAGCAAAGACAATTTTAATTGGAGATGAAGAGGGGTTAGCGGATAAACATTTTTCTTCTTTATATAAAGCAGCTGAATGGATTATATCTCACTAA
- a CDS encoding DNA ligase D yields the protein MKPMLPTLHADIPTGSDWIYETKYDGFRSILTITNTSIELMSRNEKSLNDNFPEIINEVKKLHKAFEPFLPITLDGELVYLETPHFSNFELLQIRGRLKNKEKILHEAEKHPCRFLAFDLLELKGNSLQSNTLKERKSELKNLFKALNLGTTVDTKTSNLFQYVPCTTDYSTLWQEMKLEDGEGIIAKQHKGKWEAGVRTKQWLKIKNYKRACFFITGYDKENGYFHVGVYAKNNIIQAGVFSHGISSQERDALLQIIRENKQSETANFIEIKPAIVVELQFLSLYKNQLREPSFFTFRFDYHVEDCTWDMLLLKTAPIHQEISITHPDKPLWETVDLKKETFLSYLVQISPYMLPFLQNRLLTVIRFPHGMFGEAFYQKNCPDYAPDFIQTKKHEDIDYIICNNLSTLIWLGNQLAFEYHIPFQTIDTSNPTEIVFDLDPPSKEYFHLAIKAALEMKKIFDQFQLTTFPKLSGNKGLQIHIPISKNSLTYEETRIFTGFIAEFLVTSFPDDFTIERMKKNRGNRLYVDYIQHAEGKTIIAPYSLRGKKEGAYIAAPLYWEEITPQLSVEQFTIEHVLNRVKKSGCPFKKYGESPQDDMLRSLIDQIG from the coding sequence ATGAAACCAATGCTTCCTACATTACACGCAGATATTCCAACTGGTTCAGATTGGATTTACGAAACGAAATATGATGGATTTCGCTCGATATTAACCATTACAAACACATCCATTGAGTTAATGAGTAGAAATGAAAAATCACTAAATGACAACTTTCCAGAAATTATAAATGAGGTTAAAAAACTACATAAAGCCTTCGAGCCATTTTTACCAATTACATTAGATGGAGAGCTCGTTTATCTTGAAACGCCCCATTTTTCAAACTTTGAATTGCTTCAAATTAGAGGCAGGTTAAAAAACAAGGAAAAAATACTTCATGAGGCAGAGAAACATCCTTGTCGATTTCTAGCCTTTGATCTACTTGAATTAAAAGGTAATTCATTACAATCAAATACATTGAAGGAAAGAAAGTCTGAGTTGAAAAATCTTTTTAAGGCGTTAAACCTCGGTACTACTGTTGATACTAAAACTTCTAATCTTTTTCAGTATGTTCCCTGTACAACCGATTATTCAACCTTATGGCAAGAGATGAAGTTAGAAGATGGTGAAGGCATTATTGCGAAGCAGCATAAAGGTAAGTGGGAGGCAGGCGTTCGGACGAAGCAATGGCTAAAAATTAAGAATTATAAAAGAGCCTGCTTTTTTATTACTGGTTATGATAAAGAGAATGGTTACTTCCATGTTGGAGTTTATGCAAAAAATAACATTATTCAAGCAGGAGTGTTTTCTCATGGAATTTCCAGTCAAGAACGTGATGCACTTCTGCAAATTATCCGAGAAAACAAACAATCGGAAACAGCCAATTTTATTGAGATAAAACCAGCAATTGTGGTTGAATTACAGTTTTTATCTCTATATAAAAATCAGCTAAGAGAACCATCTTTTTTTACATTTCGATTTGATTATCATGTGGAAGATTGTACATGGGATATGCTTTTACTTAAAACTGCACCTATTCATCAAGAAATTTCCATCACACATCCAGACAAACCTTTATGGGAAACGGTTGACTTAAAAAAGGAGACATTTTTAAGTTATTTAGTTCAAATTTCTCCCTATATGCTACCATTTTTACAAAATCGATTGTTAACTGTAATCCGTTTTCCACATGGAATGTTTGGCGAAGCCTTTTATCAAAAAAATTGCCCTGACTATGCACCTGACTTTATACAAACAAAAAAACATGAGGATATTGATTATATTATTTGTAATAATTTATCGACATTAATTTGGTTGGGGAATCAATTAGCATTTGAATATCATATACCATTTCAAACAATCGACACTAGTAACCCAACTGAAATCGTATTTGATCTAGATCCTCCTTCTAAAGAATACTTCCACTTAGCTATTAAAGCTGCATTAGAAATGAAAAAGATTTTTGACCAATTTCAGTTAACTACCTTTCCAAAATTATCAGGTAATAAAGGATTACAAATCCATATACCGATTTCCAAAAATTCTCTTACTTATGAAGAAACAAGAATATTCACAGGTTTTATTGCTGAATTTTTGGTAACAAGTTTTCCTGATGATTTTACGATTGAACGAATGAAGAAAAATCGTGGGAACCGGTTGTATGTGGATTACATTCAACACGCCGAAGGTAAAACAATTATTGCTCCATATTCTCTTCGCGGTAAAAAAGAAGGTGCCTATATCGCTGCACCTCTATATTGGGAGGAAATTACTCCACAACTTTCTGTTGAGCAATTTACAATAGAACATGTATTAAACAGAGTAAAGAAATCAGGTTGTCCGTTTAAAAAATATGGAGAATCTCCACAAGACGATATGCTACGTTCATTAATCGATCAAATAGGTTGA
- a CDS encoding efflux RND transporter permease subunit, translating into MKISSFSIRRPVFTIVTMILVLILGAVSVINIPLKLIPEINPPIGVVVTNYQGAGPNEVVEKVSKPLEEALSTVQGVDTITSTSQENASLVIMQFSWTTHIDDVQDEIRTKMEDAPLPDDAGDPRFLKFDPSQFPIIQLSLTSSENADQLQELAQQLEQELTKTEGVASVNLSGITTDEVSVVINQEKLEKYALSQSEIVDVIRANSVTTPGDPVVTEGKQLTTRVISSIDSVDVLKGLVVKKDQANGDNITINDVAAVAITPQKSNTITRANQEPSLLVSVLQQSDANTAAVSDAFQEKLDEMLSEEEYESIEANIIFDQGDYVDQAIGNMVNTLLIGGLLAMLILFIFLKSVKSPLIIGVAIPYSVIVTFVLMYFSNFTLNIMTLGGLALGIGMLVDNAIVVIENIYRHLSMGKNPKEAAYQGAKEMGPAIIASTLTTVAVFLPVVFITGIIGDLFTEFALTIAFSLFASLFVALTIVPMLASQLLKKPRENMEKVRRESSFMHSLDGAIRWALRNRALVLVLTLMVFAGSLYGFTRVGAVFLPNTDESFFTIDVELENGTALSATSEVVNSIEKELEEEEAVDLYVSLVGSTQEESFRGSGSTNIAEIYVKLKELQNREISTFDFIDDVKKSLEQAASQVNNTAELSFNTQSSTGSTPNTLSFHVKDTNEARLKESIAKIDEALLDIEEVAELSNDLTETVEEIQIKVNREKALENGLTPAQIGMVVNDVTRGTDAIQMTNQENNEIYTVNVRYEDSVRENIDALKQLLIKKPNNSFVNLGDVTTIEVGEGPVSIQRIDKQLAVQYTLRYENTTNLGDISAVVDEEIEKLDLPEETEIEFGGDRELLESSMDDMILAFVLAIVFIYIVMAAQFESFKYPFVIMFTVPLMLIGVAVSLVASNSPISLTVVIGLIVLAGIVVNNAIVIVDYINQKKAEGFKTYDALVESVKVRIRPILMTALTTILGLIPLALGLGEGTEINRPMGITVIGGLISSTFLTLFIIPIVYSLFDRETRRMNKKYVTPDGQLIPAYLLEDKLIQEERQEEIESSQDNKEQLPAPPNPSKFEKEDMVNMLEQIIDIVKDKK; encoded by the coding sequence ATGAAAATAAGTTCTTTTTCAATAAGAAGACCTGTGTTCACTATTGTGACAATGATTCTTGTTTTAATACTTGGTGCTGTTTCTGTTATAAATATTCCATTGAAGTTGATACCTGAAATCAATCCTCCCATTGGAGTAGTCGTGACCAATTATCAAGGGGCTGGTCCAAATGAGGTGGTTGAAAAGGTATCAAAGCCATTAGAAGAAGCACTTTCAACAGTACAAGGAGTGGACACAATCACCTCCACCTCACAGGAGAATGCAAGTTTAGTCATTATGCAATTTTCTTGGACAACTCATATTGATGATGTTCAGGATGAAATTAGGACGAAAATGGAGGATGCACCACTTCCTGATGATGCTGGTGATCCACGCTTCTTAAAGTTCGATCCATCGCAGTTTCCAATTATTCAACTTTCGTTAACATCAAGTGAAAATGCTGATCAGCTACAAGAGCTTGCACAACAATTAGAGCAGGAATTAACCAAAACAGAAGGTGTAGCAAGTGTAAACCTCTCAGGTATAACGACAGATGAGGTTAGTGTTGTAATTAATCAAGAAAAGTTAGAAAAATATGCACTTAGTCAATCTGAAATTGTGGATGTGATTAGAGCAAACTCAGTAACAACACCTGGAGATCCTGTTGTCACAGAAGGCAAACAGCTAACAACTAGGGTTATTAGTAGTATTGATTCTGTTGATGTATTAAAAGGTCTAGTTGTAAAAAAGGACCAAGCAAATGGAGATAATATTACGATAAATGATGTGGCAGCTGTTGCTATTACACCACAAAAATCAAACACAATTACCCGTGCAAATCAAGAACCGTCTTTATTAGTAAGTGTCCTGCAACAATCAGATGCTAACACGGCTGCTGTTTCAGATGCGTTTCAAGAAAAATTAGATGAAATGCTATCAGAGGAAGAGTATGAATCTATTGAGGCAAATATCATTTTTGACCAAGGAGATTATGTTGATCAGGCTATCGGAAACATGGTGAATACTCTACTAATTGGTGGACTTCTTGCCATGCTGATTTTATTTATTTTCCTTAAAAGCGTAAAAAGTCCCTTAATTATAGGGGTAGCCATTCCATATTCCGTTATCGTAACGTTTGTGTTAATGTATTTTTCAAATTTTACCCTAAATATCATGACCTTAGGTGGTCTAGCATTAGGTATTGGTATGCTTGTTGATAATGCAATTGTTGTAATAGAAAATATCTATCGACACCTATCAATGGGAAAGAATCCAAAAGAAGCGGCTTATCAAGGGGCAAAAGAGATGGGACCTGCCATTATTGCATCAACGCTAACAACGGTTGCTGTGTTTTTACCCGTAGTCTTTATTACAGGAATCATTGGGGATCTTTTTACAGAATTTGCGTTAACCATTGCATTTAGCTTATTTGCATCATTATTTGTTGCATTAACAATTGTTCCAATGCTCGCCAGTCAATTATTAAAAAAGCCTCGCGAAAATATGGAAAAGGTTCGAAGAGAGTCTTCATTTATGCATTCTTTAGACGGAGCTATTAGGTGGGCACTCCGAAATCGTGCCCTAGTTTTGGTTTTAACGTTAATGGTCTTTGCTGGAAGTTTATATGGATTCACAAGGGTAGGAGCTGTTTTTCTGCCAAATACTGATGAGAGTTTTTTCACCATTGATGTTGAGCTTGAAAACGGAACTGCTTTGTCGGCAACAAGCGAAGTAGTTAATTCAATAGAAAAAGAACTAGAGGAAGAGGAAGCTGTTGATTTATATGTAAGCTTAGTTGGCTCAACACAGGAAGAATCTTTTAGAGGATCTGGTAGTACCAATATAGCTGAAATCTATGTAAAATTAAAAGAACTACAGAATAGGGAAATTTCTACATTTGATTTTATTGATGATGTAAAGAAGTCCTTAGAGCAAGCTGCTAGTCAGGTAAATAACACAGCTGAGCTTTCTTTTAACACTCAATCTTCAACAGGTTCAACACCTAATACGCTAAGCTTTCATGTTAAAGATACAAATGAAGCTCGCTTAAAAGAATCAATTGCCAAGATAGATGAGGCGTTACTTGATATTGAAGAAGTAGCTGAATTAAGTAATGATTTGACTGAAACTGTAGAAGAAATTCAGATTAAGGTAAATCGTGAAAAGGCACTTGAAAATGGATTAACGCCTGCTCAGATAGGTATGGTTGTTAATGATGTAACAAGAGGAACAGATGCAATTCAAATGACGAATCAAGAAAACAATGAGATTTATACTGTAAATGTGCGTTATGAAGATTCTGTTCGTGAGAATATTGATGCATTAAAACAATTGCTTATTAAAAAACCGAATAATAGTTTTGTTAATCTAGGTGATGTGACAACAATTGAAGTGGGAGAAGGCCCAGTTTCTATTCAGAGAATCGATAAGCAACTAGCAGTACAATATACGTTACGGTACGAAAATACAACAAATTTAGGTGATATTTCTGCTGTAGTTGATGAAGAAATAGAGAAGCTTGATTTGCCGGAAGAAACGGAAATTGAATTTGGTGGTGATCGAGAACTCTTAGAATCTTCAATGGATGACATGATATTAGCGTTTGTTCTTGCGATCGTCTTTATCTACATTGTCATGGCTGCACAATTTGAATCTTTTAAATATCCGTTTGTTATCATGTTTACCGTTCCATTAATGTTGATTGGAGTTGCTGTTTCGTTAGTAGCTTCAAACTCTCCAATTAGTTTAACAGTTGTTATTGGTCTTATCGTTTTAGCTGGTATTGTTGTTAACAATGCAATTGTTATTGTTGATTACATTAATCAGAAAAAAGCGGAAGGATTTAAAACATATGATGCACTTGTGGAATCTGTAAAAGTAAGAATACGTCCTATTTTAATGACTGCTCTTACAACTATTCTCGGACTTATTCCACTAGCTCTTGGCTTAGGTGAAGGAACTGAAATTAATAGGCCAATGGGAATAACGGTAATAGGTGGGCTTATCTCAAGTACTTTCCTAACATTGTTTATTATTCCTATTGTGTATAGTTTATTTGATAGGGAAACTAGAAGAATGAATAAAAAATATGTAACTCCAGACGGTCAGTTAATTCCAGCTTATTTACTTGAAGATAAACTCATTCAGGAAGAAAGACAGGAAGAAATCGAAAGCTCACAAGATAATAAAGAGCAACTTCCGGCGCCACCAAACCCTTCTAAATTTGAAAAAGAGGATATGGTGAATATGCTCGAACAAATCATTGATATTGTGAAAGATAAAAAATAG